Proteins encoded within one genomic window of Alphaproteobacteria bacterium HT1-32:
- a CDS encoding DNA replication protein, whose product MTEPEQLPLGFSARPAFGEPDYVVSDCNAEAVRWLDLWPEWPTALLAVFGPSASGKTHLCHVFRTRSDALMLRGDQLSERDIESVIDRPAAVVIDEADHVAGREEHERRFFHIFNAVTAARGALLVTGRTPPNTWPIVLPDLRSRLATGNVVGIDGPDDGLLAALLVKQFSDRQLRVPVEVVTFIVRRIERSFEAARDIVEKLDRAALAERRNITLPLVRRVIEQTPT is encoded by the coding sequence ATGACCGAACCCGAACAGTTACCCCTTGGGTTCAGCGCCCGCCCGGCGTTTGGCGAACCGGATTACGTTGTTTCCGACTGCAATGCAGAAGCTGTCCGCTGGCTGGACCTCTGGCCTGAATGGCCGACAGCGCTGCTGGCAGTTTTCGGGCCGTCAGCCAGCGGCAAGACGCATCTCTGTCACGTCTTCCGGACACGCAGCGATGCGCTGATGTTGCGCGGGGACCAGTTGAGCGAGCGTGATATCGAATCAGTCATCGACCGGCCTGCTGCGGTTGTAATTGATGAGGCGGATCACGTTGCCGGACGGGAAGAGCATGAGCGCCGGTTCTTTCATATCTTCAATGCAGTGACTGCAGCACGCGGGGCTTTGCTGGTTACGGGGCGGACACCGCCCAACACATGGCCGATTGTTTTGCCGGATCTGCGCTCGCGACTGGCGACAGGGAATGTCGTGGGGATCGACGGCCCGGATGATGGTTTGCTGGCGGCGCTGCTGGTGAAACAATTCTCTGACCGGCAATTGCGGGTGCCGGTTGAGGTGGTTACCTTCATCGTTAGACGTATAGAGCGTTCGTTCGAGGCTGCCCGCGACATTGTTGAAAAGCTGGATCGGGCGGCGCTGGCAGAAAGGCGGAACATCACTCTGCCTCTGGTCCGGCGTGTCATCGAACAGACGCCAACCTGA
- a CDS encoding ATP-binding cassette domain-containing protein has protein sequence MLHINDLTYRIAGRLLLEQATVAVSDYQRIGLVGRNGAGKSTLFRLILGEIAPESGTISMQPGRRMATVAQEAPDGDISLIDTVLAADTERAELMAKLDQDPGRPDAADIHDRLTQIDAHSAPARAAGILSGLGFSDEQQSGPCNALSGGWRMRVALGAALFSNPDLLLLDEPTNHLDVEATIWLTNFLKNWRGTLVVISHDRNLLNRVTTRTVLVQGGRLTAYGGNFDTFRKTRAEQQRVQAKTTEKQMAQRRHMQEFVDRFRYKASKARQAQSRLKMLEKMEIAAPVVEEALPSFDFPTPDPLSPPLINLEDVNVGYEPGKPVLRGLDMRIDMDDRIALLGANGNGKSTLAKLFAGRLKPETGTLRKSSKLVVGYFAQHQTDEFDLTGSPLTHMSKLMPMATETKVRAHLGRFGFGADKVETKVGSLSGGEKARLLFALMSREAPHLMILDEPTNHLDIDAREALVSALNAWEGAVILISHDARLIELCADRLLLINDGEVKPFDGDMDDYEAYVTGKGRPSPADKSADSPSAETGKSRRKAKAGNRADKAPLRRKATEAEKEMTRLTRKRSLIESKMAQPDFYNSPAIRITAFQKELADVKAAILEAETRWLEAEEALEVAD, from the coding sequence ATGCTGCATATCAACGACCTGACCTACCGGATTGCCGGACGATTACTGCTCGAACAGGCGACTGTTGCCGTCTCTGATTACCAGAGAATCGGTCTGGTCGGACGTAACGGGGCCGGTAAATCAACTCTTTTCCGGCTTATCCTGGGTGAGATCGCACCGGAATCAGGAACTATTTCCATGCAACCCGGCCGCCGGATGGCGACCGTTGCCCAGGAAGCACCGGATGGTGATATCAGCCTGATCGACACTGTTCTGGCCGCAGATACCGAACGGGCAGAGTTGATGGCGAAGCTGGATCAGGATCCCGGTCGCCCCGATGCCGCTGATATCCATGACCGCCTGACCCAGATTGACGCCCATTCTGCGCCAGCCAGAGCAGCGGGCATTCTGTCCGGTCTCGGTTTCTCAGATGAACAGCAAAGCGGCCCCTGCAATGCGCTGTCAGGCGGCTGGCGTATGCGTGTGGCACTGGGTGCAGCCCTGTTCTCCAACCCGGACCTGCTGCTGCTGGATGAGCCAACCAACCATCTGGACGTCGAAGCAACCATCTGGCTGACCAACTTCCTGAAAAACTGGCGCGGCACGCTTGTCGTCATCAGCCATGACCGCAATCTGCTCAACCGGGTCACCACCCGCACAGTTCTGGTACAGGGTGGCCGTCTGACCGCCTATGGCGGGAATTTCGACACTTTCCGCAAAACCCGCGCTGAACAGCAGCGGGTGCAGGCAAAGACGACAGAAAAGCAGATGGCCCAGCGCCGCCATATGCAGGAATTTGTTGATCGTTTCCGCTACAAGGCATCGAAAGCACGACAGGCACAAAGCCGCCTGAAGATGCTGGAGAAAATGGAAATCGCCGCCCCCGTGGTTGAGGAGGCGCTCCCCAGCTTCGACTTCCCGACACCAGACCCGTTGTCACCGCCACTGATTAATCTCGAGGACGTCAATGTCGGTTATGAGCCCGGCAAACCCGTCCTCCGCGGTCTCGACATGCGGATCGACATGGATGACCGTATCGCCCTGCTCGGCGCAAACGGCAATGGTAAGTCAACACTGGCAAAACTGTTCGCCGGCCGGCTGAAACCTGAAACCGGAACTCTCAGAAAGTCCTCGAAGCTTGTTGTCGGCTATTTCGCACAGCACCAGACCGATGAATTTGATCTGACCGGCAGTCCGCTGACTCATATGTCGAAGCTGATGCCAATGGCGACGGAAACAAAAGTCCGCGCCCATCTCGGCCGGTTCGGTTTCGGAGCGGACAAGGTTGAAACCAAAGTCGGCAGCCTGTCCGGCGGCGAGAAGGCACGTCTGTTGTTTGCCCTGATGAGCCGCGAAGCTCCGCATCTGATGATCCTCGATGAACCGACCAACCATCTGGACATCGACGCGCGTGAGGCTCTCGTCTCTGCCCTTAATGCATGGGAGGGGGCTGTCATCCTTATCAGTCATGATGCGCGCCTGATCGAGCTTTGCGCTGACCGGCTTCTGCTGATCAATGACGGCGAGGTCAAACCGTTCGACGGCGACATGGACGACTATGAAGCCTATGTAACCGGGAAAGGTCGCCCGTCTCCGGCAGACAAGTCTGCGGATTCCCCGTCAGCGGAAACCGGGAAAAGCCGGCGAAAGGCAAAAGCCGGAAACCGTGCTGACAAGGCCCCTCTCCGACGGAAAGCGACAGAAGCGGAAAAGGAAATGACCCGCCTGACCCGCAAGCGAAGCCTGATCGAATCCAAGATGGCTCAACCGGACTTCTACAACAGCCCGGCAATCCGGATCACCGCCTTCCAGAAAGAACTGGCCGACGTGAAAGCGGCAATCCTGGAAGCAGAAACCAGGTGGCTGGAGGCTGAAGAAGCACTGGAAGTCGCAGACTGA
- a CDS encoding phosphoribosylglycinamide formyltransferase → MAVLKIGVLISGRGSNLQALIDACAGDGFPAKIAVVISNKPDAYGLERARLAGISTITVPHDTFSSREAFDQEVDRHLREAGVKLVCLAGFMRLLSEQFVRGWKDRMINIHPSLLPSFKGLNTHARTLQAGVKIAGCTVHYVRPEMDEGPIIMQAAVPVLAGDSEENLADRILVQEHLIYPAAVRLIAEGRVRVAGETCIITGSGKNSGLSEALISPK, encoded by the coding sequence CTGGCCGTGCTGAAAATCGGGGTTCTGATTTCAGGCCGGGGGTCGAACCTTCAGGCCCTGATTGACGCCTGCGCCGGCGATGGATTTCCGGCCAAGATCGCCGTCGTCATCTCCAACAAACCCGACGCTTACGGGCTGGAGCGGGCCAGGCTGGCAGGAATTTCGACGATAACCGTTCCGCACGACACCTTTTCCAGCCGGGAAGCCTTCGATCAGGAGGTCGATCGTCATCTGCGTGAGGCCGGGGTCAAGCTGGTATGCCTTGCCGGCTTCATGCGGCTGCTGTCAGAGCAGTTTGTCCGGGGCTGGAAAGACCGGATGATAAACATCCATCCGTCCCTGCTGCCCTCCTTCAAGGGGCTTAACACCCATGCCCGCACCCTTCAGGCCGGCGTGAAGATCGCAGGCTGCACAGTTCACTATGTACGCCCGGAGATGGATGAAGGGCCAATCATCATGCAGGCAGCCGTACCGGTCCTGGCCGGTGACAGCGAAGAGAACCTGGCTGACCGCATTCTGGTTCAGGAACATCTGATCTATCCCGCAGCCGTCCGTCTGATCGCGGAAGGCCGGGTACGTGTTGCCGGAGAAACCTGCATCATCACCGGCTCCGGCAAAAATTCCGGACTTTCCGAAGCGCTGATCTCCCCTAAATGA
- a CDS encoding 2Fe-2S iron-sulfur cluster binding domain-containing protein: MPKLIVVDQDGNETSYDVKSGQTILDVAYDEDLNLPCECGGSMACATCHVIVDEAWAAKLAPKSEDEEDTLDLCFELDKNSRLGCQIEITDELDGLKVKLVG, from the coding sequence ATGCCAAAACTGATAGTGGTCGACCAGGATGGGAACGAGACCAGCTACGATGTCAAATCCGGGCAGACAATTCTTGATGTCGCCTATGATGAAGATCTGAATTTGCCATGTGAATGTGGTGGCTCGATGGCCTGCGCCACCTGTCATGTGATTGTTGATGAAGCCTGGGCGGCCAAACTGGCACCAAAGTCAGAAGACGAGGAAGACACACTCGATCTTTGTTTTGAACTCGACAAGAACTCACGGCTGGGCTGCCAGATTGAGATTACCGATGAACTCGACGGGCTGAAGGTGAAGCTCGTCGGCTGA
- a CDS encoding CDP-alcohol phosphatidyltransferase family protein codes for MGAASALRLTYLPNLITVGRLLLTPVTVMAMVEGEYGIAFWLFMIAGASDAIDGILARQFDARTILGGFLDPLADKILLVSVYVTLGVQDLLPHWLVILVVARDFAIVGGGLLFTSLGNELKMQPLWISKVNTAMQIVYAVFILAVLGLGLPDLGLSDLFCYAVAITTILSGSAYLVIWSRKAVSWEDESS; via the coding sequence ATGGGTGCTGCGTCCGCTTTGAGACTGACCTATCTCCCTAACCTGATCACGGTCGGGCGGCTGCTGCTGACGCCGGTTACCGTCATGGCGATGGTTGAAGGTGAGTACGGCATTGCATTCTGGTTGTTCATGATTGCGGGGGCCAGTGATGCCATTGATGGCATTCTGGCCCGGCAGTTTGATGCCCGCACCATTCTCGGCGGTTTTCTCGACCCGCTGGCAGATAAAATTCTGCTGGTCAGTGTCTATGTCACACTTGGCGTTCAGGATCTGTTGCCGCACTGGCTGGTGATACTGGTGGTCGCCCGTGATTTTGCGATTGTGGGCGGCGGGCTGTTGTTTACGTCCCTGGGGAACGAACTGAAGATGCAGCCGCTCTGGATCAGCAAGGTCAATACGGCGATGCAGATTGTCTATGCAGTTTTTATTCTCGCCGTTCTCGGGCTTGGGCTGCCGGACCTCGGTTTGTCTGATTTGTTCTGCTATGCTGTCGCCATAACAACGATTCTGTCCGGTTCGGCCTATCTTGTGATCTGGAGCCGCAAGGCGGTCAGTTGGGAAGACGAAAGCTCATGA
- a CDS encoding nucleoside-diphosphate kinase, which translates to MAIERTLSIIKPDATRRNLTGKIIARFEEKGLRIIAQKRLWLTRKQAEGFYAVHRERAFFGELCDFMTSGPVVVQVLEGENAVKANRDIMGATNPANADEGTIRKDFAESIEANSVHGSDSPENAAIEIAYFFAQTEVVG; encoded by the coding sequence ATGGCAATCGAACGTACATTATCCATCATTAAACCGGACGCAACCCGCCGGAACCTGACCGGCAAGATCATTGCCCGGTTTGAAGAAAAGGGTCTGCGGATTATCGCCCAGAAGCGTCTGTGGCTGACCCGCAAGCAGGCAGAAGGCTTTTACGCCGTACATCGCGAGCGGGCTTTCTTTGGCGAACTCTGTGATTTCATGACGTCCGGACCGGTCGTCGTGCAGGTGCTGGAAGGCGAAAATGCCGTGAAAGCAAACCGTGACATCATGGGTGCCACCAATCCGGCAAATGCTGATGAAGGCACGATCCGCAAGGATTTCGCTGAAAGCATCGAAGCCAATTCTGTTCACGGATCGGACAGCCCGGAGAATGCAGCGATTGAAATCGCTTATTTCTTCGCACAGACCGAAGTCGTCGGCTGA
- a CDS encoding phosphoribosylformylglycinamidine cyclo-ligase, producing the protein MGDPDHKRPLTYKSAGVDIEAGDALVEGIKPLAKATSRPGVMQNLGGFAAAFDLKAAGFSDPVLLSGTDGVGTKLKVAELVGDHSTIGIDLVAMCVNDLVVHGASPLFFLDYFATGHLDVGTAQTVIAGIADGCKQAGCALVGGETAEMPDMYAPGSYDLAGFAVGAAERDQMLPKPGIAEGDTVIGIASSGFHSNGYSLVRKIVDRSGLTYASPAPFDAEQTLGQALLTPTRIYVDACMAAMKTDNVKAFCHITGGGFSENIPRILPEGIGIHIDLGSFELPAMFGWAAQIAELPALEMLRTFNCGIGMIAVCDSAQADSVVTAIQSKGDTASVIGSVTAHAEGPKVTYTIPKGWPC; encoded by the coding sequence ATGGGCGATCCAGATCACAAACGTCCTCTCACATACAAGAGTGCTGGCGTCGATATAGAGGCGGGCGATGCTCTTGTCGAGGGTATCAAGCCACTTGCCAAGGCAACGTCACGCCCTGGTGTGATGCAGAACCTTGGCGGATTTGCGGCAGCCTTTGACCTGAAAGCCGCAGGATTCAGCGACCCCGTGCTGCTTTCAGGCACCGATGGTGTTGGCACAAAGCTGAAAGTAGCCGAACTGGTCGGCGACCATTCAACCATCGGAATTGATCTGGTGGCAATGTGTGTGAACGACCTTGTCGTCCATGGGGCATCACCCCTGTTCTTCCTCGATTACTTCGCAACCGGGCATCTTGATGTCGGCACCGCCCAGACCGTGATTGCCGGGATTGCGGATGGCTGCAAACAGGCAGGCTGTGCGCTCGTTGGCGGTGAGACCGCCGAAATGCCGGATATGTATGCGCCCGGCAGCTACGATCTTGCCGGATTCGCCGTCGGCGCAGCAGAGCGTGACCAGATGTTACCGAAGCCCGGTATCGCCGAGGGCGACACAGTGATCGGTATCGCGTCCAGCGGTTTCCATTCAAACGGCTACTCACTGGTCCGGAAGATCGTGGACCGCAGCGGGCTGACCTATGCCTCCCCTGCCCCGTTCGATGCCGAACAGACGCTGGGGCAGGCATTGCTGACCCCTACCCGGATTTATGTCGATGCCTGCATGGCCGCGATGAAGACCGACAATGTCAAAGCCTTCTGCCATATTACCGGCGGCGGCTTCAGCGAGAACATCCCGCGCATTCTGCCTGAGGGTATTGGCATCCATATTGATCTGGGCAGCTTTGAGTTACCGGCCATGTTCGGCTGGGCTGCGCAAATCGCCGAGTTACCCGCCCTTGAAATGCTGCGAACCTTCAACTGCGGAATCGGCATGATCGCCGTCTGTGACAGTGCACAGGCAGACAGCGTCGTCACTGCCATCCAAAGCAAGGGGGATACAGCATCGGTGATCGGCAGCGTGACCGCCCATGCGGAAGGTCCGAAAGTCACCTACACCATTCCGAAAGGCTGGCCGTGCTGA
- a CDS encoding glutathione S-transferase family protein: MILYELDGRDGRRFSPFCWRTDMALRHKGLEAEHVAVGFADKSNLDFTDYKKVPVLRDGDQTITDSWNIAVYLDEAYADRPALMAGPEARGLARFVNHWADTVINTALAPIIVADILDDVAECDSDHFRSTREARFGCRLEDVCGDLEQRLDTFRKALTPARLTLKEQPFLSGGQAGYADYILFGSFQWASITSDVALLESEDPVCAWRERLSDLFDGYGRKAA; this comes from the coding sequence ATGATTCTTTATGAACTTGATGGACGGGATGGGCGGCGTTTCAGCCCTTTTTGCTGGCGCACCGATATGGCCCTTCGTCACAAGGGACTTGAGGCAGAACATGTTGCTGTCGGTTTTGCCGACAAGAGTAATCTGGATTTCACTGATTATAAAAAGGTGCCGGTGCTTCGTGATGGTGATCAGACGATCACGGATAGCTGGAATATCGCGGTTTATCTGGATGAAGCTTATGCTGATCGTCCCGCACTGATGGCCGGGCCTGAGGCTCGCGGGCTGGCCCGGTTTGTAAACCACTGGGCAGATACGGTGATCAATACCGCACTGGCGCCGATAATTGTCGCGGATATTCTTGATGATGTGGCGGAGTGTGACAGTGACCATTTCCGGTCCACAAGGGAAGCGCGGTTCGGCTGTCGTCTGGAAGATGTCTGTGGCGACCTGGAGCAGCGGCTTGATACATTCCGGAAAGCTCTGACCCCGGCCCGTCTGACACTGAAAGAACAACCCTTCCTGTCTGGCGGGCAGGCCGGATATGCAGACTACATTCTGTTTGGCAGCTTCCAGTGGGCCTCAATTACCAGTGATGTCGCCTTGCTGGAATCAGAAGACCCGGTCTGTGCCTGGCGCGAGCGCCTGTCCGACCTGTTTGACGGCTATGGCCGCAAGGCGGCCTGA
- a CDS encoding AI-2E family transporter produces the protein MNISGTRQAVIWISVIALFIGSLYLFREILLPFVVGALSAYLLDPLADKLEEKGLSRTLSASIIAGLFFLAIILGVLLLLPVLQGQVVRFADNFPGYVEGLHNVATPLFEQLRAVLSPEDLKSLQSGVTQYAGDAMLWLGKLVKSLLTGGLALVNLLSLLFVTPLVTWYMLRDWDVMVDRVDSWLPRDHVEVIREQFRLMDETIAGFIRGQLTVCFIQGCFFGIGLTLVGLDFGFLVGLIAGLLSFVPYVGIAVGLVIGFAIAVAQFSTIGPILAVAGVFAAGQVIEGNFLTPKLVGDRVKLHAVWIVFALFAFGNLIGFVGVLIAVPTAAVIGVLVRFFIGRYLESNLYSGHTKRTELPEAE, from the coding sequence ATGAATATCAGTGGTACCCGGCAGGCGGTAATCTGGATCAGCGTCATCGCGCTTTTTATCGGGTCGCTCTACCTGTTTCGCGAAATCCTGCTCCCGTTTGTGGTCGGCGCGCTTTCTGCTTACCTGCTCGACCCGCTGGCGGACAAGCTGGAAGAAAAAGGACTGTCGAGAACGCTTTCGGCGAGCATTATTGCCGGGCTGTTCTTCCTCGCCATCATTCTGGGAGTTCTGCTGCTGCTGCCGGTTCTTCAGGGTCAGGTCGTCCGGTTTGCAGACAATTTCCCCGGTTATGTGGAAGGACTGCATAACGTTGCAACGCCATTGTTTGAGCAACTCCGCGCCGTACTCAGCCCGGAAGATCTGAAAAGCCTGCAATCCGGTGTTACTCAATATGCCGGTGATGCGATGCTGTGGCTGGGCAAGCTGGTGAAAAGCCTGCTGACCGGAGGGCTGGCGCTGGTCAACCTGCTGTCCCTCCTGTTCGTCACGCCGCTGGTTACCTGGTACATGCTTCGTGACTGGGATGTCATGGTTGATCGGGTCGACAGCTGGTTGCCGCGGGATCATGTGGAAGTCATTCGCGAACAGTTTCGCCTGATGGATGAAACCATCGCCGGCTTTATCCGCGGTCAGCTTACAGTCTGCTTCATTCAGGGCTGTTTCTTTGGCATCGGGCTGACGCTGGTCGGTCTGGATTTCGGATTCCTGGTCGGGCTGATCGCCGGTCTGCTGTCCTTCGTTCCCTATGTCGGTATCGCCGTCGGACTTGTGATCGGATTTGCGATTGCGGTCGCCCAGTTCTCGACAATCGGTCCGATACTGGCTGTTGCGGGTGTCTTTGCGGCGGGTCAGGTCATCGAAGGGAACTTTCTGACCCCGAAACTGGTTGGTGACCGGGTGAAACTGCATGCGGTCTGGATTGTATTTGCACTGTTTGCATTCGGTAATCTGATCGGGTTTGTTGGGGTTCTGATTGCGGTCCCTACGGCTGCTGTGATTGGTGTTCTCGTCCGGTTTTTCATTGGCCGGTATCTTGAATCCAATCTGTATTCCGGTCACACAAAGCGGACAGAGTTACCTGAGGCAGAATGA
- a CDS encoding SDR family oxidoreductase — protein MDMGISGRKAIVCAASKGLGKGCAMALAGEGVELVINARTEATLEQTAAEIREATGAKVTAVACDITTPEGRAAVLAACPEPDILINNAGGPPPGDFRDWGRDEWIKAVDANMLTPIELIKATVDGMMARKFGRIINITSSAVKAPIDILGLSNGARSGLTGFVAGIARKTVVNGVTINGLLPGQHDTDRLNSNFHAKAKSTGKSFDEFRAAAMAANPAGRFGTAEEFGAACAFLASAHAGFITGQNILLDGGAYPGTF, from the coding sequence ATGGATATGGGAATCAGCGGCCGCAAGGCGATTGTCTGCGCGGCAAGCAAGGGGCTGGGCAAGGGCTGTGCAATGGCCCTCGCCGGTGAAGGGGTCGAACTGGTCATCAATGCACGGACCGAAGCGACACTGGAACAAACGGCAGCAGAAATCCGCGAGGCAACCGGCGCAAAGGTAACAGCCGTTGCCTGCGATATCACCACGCCGGAAGGCCGGGCCGCAGTTCTGGCGGCCTGTCCGGAGCCGGATATCCTGATCAACAACGCTGGCGGCCCGCCGCCGGGTGATTTCCGCGACTGGGGCCGCGATGAATGGATCAAGGCGGTGGATGCGAACATGCTGACACCGATTGAACTCATCAAGGCGACCGTTGACGGTATGATGGCGCGAAAGTTTGGCCGGATTATCAACATCACCTCCAGTGCGGTGAAGGCTCCGATTGATATTCTGGGGCTTTCCAACGGTGCGCGTTCCGGGCTGACAGGCTTTGTTGCCGGAATCGCCCGCAAGACCGTTGTGAATGGCGTGACCATCAACGGCCTGCTGCCGGGACAGCATGATACGGACCGGCTGAACAGTAATTTCCACGCGAAAGCCAAGAGCACGGGCAAGTCCTTTGACGAGTTCCGGGCTGCGGCTATGGCGGCAAACCCTGCGGGCCGGTTCGGCACGGCAGAGGAATTCGGAGCAGCCTGTGCATTTCTGGCGAGTGCGCATGCAGGCTTTATTACGGGCCAGAATATTCTGCTCGACGGCGGCGCCTACCCCGGCACTTTCTGA
- a CDS encoding DUF2066 domain-containing protein: protein MKRRNISNVCQPVHAGFLLLFAIMSFALPAGAQTAPDPYSVNGVPVDETAASAQAARTTALANGQKKAFDILLRRLTLSADHSRLPTIPAGQIVNYVRDFSVDEKSSDVRYIAQMDVRFRSADVRSLLRNYSIPFAETVAKPLVILPVYEAGGDLKLWEESNPWRAAWQRIVVSDGLSPMVNPLGDLPDLSALTASQAVNGDAERIATIAGRYAANGALVATASVKDNPAGSVEIYASAFGRGATDTVFSETFRPAEGETPDAVMDRARDWLRMAVDDAWKDRNLIRFGQEAVVLVRVPIRSLSDWNDIRRRLDDIAIIYKRELLSLALDRAMVDLYFTGDADQLRTALAQKDLALEAELGQWVLRPL from the coding sequence ATGAAGCGGCGCAACATATCGAATGTCTGCCAGCCGGTCCATGCCGGTTTCCTGCTTCTTTTCGCGATTATGTCATTTGCACTCCCTGCGGGTGCACAAACTGCACCGGATCCCTATAGCGTAAATGGCGTGCCGGTGGACGAGACAGCGGCCTCTGCACAGGCTGCGAGGACGACGGCGCTGGCGAACGGACAGAAGAAAGCGTTCGATATCCTGCTGCGGCGTCTGACCCTGAGCGCAGACCACAGCCGTCTGCCGACCATCCCGGCCGGACAGATCGTGAATTATGTGCGGGATTTCTCGGTCGACGAGAAAAGTTCCGATGTGCGCTATATTGCGCAGATGGATGTGCGGTTCCGGTCAGCGGATGTCCGTTCCCTGCTGCGCAATTACAGCATTCCCTTTGCCGAGACTGTGGCAAAGCCGCTTGTTATTCTGCCGGTTTATGAGGCGGGTGGTGACCTGAAACTGTGGGAAGAGTCGAATCCCTGGCGTGCTGCCTGGCAGCGTATTGTGGTCAGTGACGGCCTGTCGCCGATGGTCAACCCGCTCGGTGATCTGCCGGACCTTTCAGCCCTGACAGCCTCGCAGGCGGTTAATGGTGATGCGGAGCGGATAGCGACGATCGCAGGACGGTATGCGGCCAATGGTGCGCTGGTAGCAACCGCGTCCGTGAAAGATAACCCGGCCGGTAGCGTCGAGATCTATGCTTCCGCTTTCGGGCGTGGTGCCACGGATACGGTTTTCAGCGAGACCTTCCGGCCTGCTGAGGGTGAAACACCGGATGCTGTCATGGACCGGGCGCGCGACTGGTTGCGGATGGCGGTTGATGACGCGTGGAAAGACCGGAACCTCATCAGATTCGGTCAGGAAGCGGTTGTGCTTGTCCGGGTTCCGATCCGCTCGCTGAGCGACTGGAATGACATTCGCCGACGCCTGGATGATATCGCGATCATCTATAAGCGGGAGCTGCTGTCGCTGGCACTGGACCGTGCAATGGTGGATCTGTATTTTACCGGTGATGCAGATCAGCTGCGTACTGCGCTGGCACAGAAGGACCTGGCGCTGGAGGCCGAGCTTGGTCAATGGGTGCTGCGTCCGCTTTGA